One Coffea eugenioides isolate CCC68of unplaced genomic scaffold, Ceug_1.0 ScVebR1_737;HRSCAF=1464, whole genome shotgun sequence genomic region harbors:
- the LOC113758804 gene encoding loricrin-like: MGGKGGSSGGNSGGDNGGGNGSSCGSGLSKGGGNGGAGGGYIKAPGNDRSYISRVGFEANPQLYISGVHVIKIEEHLEMDNKGCSKETGAGAAGAGGGNSSGGGTNKGGNNDLVMKAPGGDGAYLSRTGFESDPKGYFSDLHAKEKVGVLEEEPKAVEATEEGKEAPVAVVRLKARSGSVGAGGGYMKAPGGGGSYISRAGFEANPRGYFSGLRGGQKGK; encoded by the exons ATGGGTGGCAAAGGTGGCAGTTCTGGCGGCAACAGCGGTGGAGACAACGGAGGAGGGAACGGAAGTTCTTGTGGCAGTGGTTTGTCTAAGGGCGGAGGCAATGGTGGTGCCGGCGGTGGATATATTAAAGCACCGGGTAATGATAGGTCATATATTTCAAGAGTCGGATTTGAGGCAAATCCTCAGCTCTACATTTCGGGCGTACATG TGATCAAGATTGAAGAGCATTTGGAGATGGATAACAAGGGTTGCAGCAAAGAAACTGGAGCAGGCGCAGCAGGAGCTGGTGGTGGCAATAGCAGTGGTGGTGGGACTAACAAAGGTGGCAACAATGATCTGGTCATGAAGGCTCCGGGTGGTGATGGTGCATATCTATCAAGGACTGGCTTTGAGAGCGATCCAAAGGGCTACTTTTCTGACCTGCATGCTAAGGAGAAG GTGGGAGTTCTGGAGGAGGAGCCAAAGGCGGTGGAGGCAACGGAGGAGGGAAAGGAAGCTCCGGTGGCGGTGGTTCGTCTAAAGGCGCGCAGCGGCAGTGTTGGTGCTGGCGGTGGATATATGAAAGCGCCTGGTGGTGGTGGCTCATACATTTCAAGAGCCGGATTTGAGGCAAATCCTCGAGGATATTTCTCGGGTTTACGTGGTGGCCAGAAGGGCAAATGA
- the LOC113758805 gene encoding ABC transporter G family member 7-like yields the protein MKPFDASRYLGNSGVSFGAFNSLFVVEFIIFFFSYHSFLNFRYGFYLKVRVEKHDLVDSLLLLSFFSELQVRFLLKGASGEARPGRLLAIMGPSGSGKTTLLNILAGQVMASPRLHLSGLLEVNGQKISKRTYKFAYIRQEDLFFSQLTVRETLSLAAEMQLEEISSVEERDEYVNNLLFKLGLVSCADSRVGDAKVRGISGGEKKRLSLACELIASPSVIFADEPTTGILHIWTIVSY from the exons atgaagccattcGATGCTTCTAGATATCTTGGAAATAGTGGCGTATCATTTGGTGCTTTTAATTCATTATTTGTAGTTGAGTTCATCATATTCTTCTtctcttatcattcttttctgaACTTCAGGTACGGTTTTTACTTAAAGGTGCGAGTGGAGAAGCACGACCTGGTAGACTCCTTGCTtctcttatcattcttttctgaACTTCAGGTACGGTTTTTACTTAAAGGTGCGAGTGGAGAAGCACGACCTGGTAGACTCCTTGCAATAATGGGTCCCTCTGGGTCAGGAAAGACAACCCTACTCAACATACTTGCGGGTCAGGTGATGGCTTCACCTCGGTTGCATTTGTCTGGCCTTTTGGAGGTTAATGGACAGAAAATCTCAAAGAGAACCTATAA GTTTGCTTATATCAGGCAGGAAGACCTTTTCTTTTCACAGTTGACAGTTCGAGAAACATTGTCTCTTGCAGCTGAAATGCAGCTGGAGGAGATATCCTCAGTCGAGGAGAGAGATGAATACGTGAATAATCTGTTATTCAAACTAGGCTTG GTCAGTTGTGCTGATTCCCGTGTGGGGGATGCAAAAGTTCGTGGAATCAGTGGTGGAGAAAAGAAGCGTTTGTCACTAGCCTGTGAGCTTATCGCCAGTCCATCTGTCATATTTGCTGATGAACCAACAACTGGTATTCTTCATATCTGGACCATTGTCTCTTATTAA
- the LOC113758808 gene encoding repressor of RNA polymerase III transcription MAF1 homolog, translating into MKYLEYTPLDRLNDFLSQVNLGERTIKGCLEAYSCKHTGTDKKLSLSLENEILDYLGKSSDTDSSSPVEYLYTSSRKTLIYLLLTLYHMYPDYDFSAVQAHQFFTEESWDGFKQILDTYMFEASKEWLDTNECPLLETLYKTLDEVVKLAECEIYSYNPEADADPFLERGAIWSYHFFFYNRKLKRVVSFRFSCLSNFASEGFRVDELIFEEDGEIFDGMDI; encoded by the exons ATGAAGTACTTGGAATATACTCCTCTTGACCG TTTGAATGACTTCCTGAGTCAGGTGAATCTTGGAGAGCGCACAATCAAAGGGTGCCTTGAAGCTTACTCTT GTAAACATACAGGAACAGATAAGAAGCTGTCGCTCAGCTTAGAGAATGAG ATTCTTGATTACCTTGGGAAATCATCTGACACCGACTCTTCCTCACCAGTCGAATATCTGTATACATCCAG CCGAAAGACGCTGATTTATTTGCTTCTTACACTCTATCACATGTATCCAGATTATGACTTCAG TGCAGTGCAAGCTCACCAATTTTTCACTGAAGAGAGCTGGGATGGCTTTAAACAAATTTTGGACACCTACATGTTTGAAGCATCAAAG GAATGGCTTGACACAAATGAGTGCCCCCTCTTGGAGACCTTATACAAGACTTTGGATGAG GTTGTGAAGCTAGCAGAATGCGAAATTTATAGTTACAATCCTGAGGCTGACGCAGATCCCTTCCTCGAGAGAGGAGCCAT ATGGTCATACCATTTCTTCTTCTACAACAGGAAGCTGAAGCGAGTAGTGAGCTTCCGTTTCAGCTGTTTAAG TAATTTTGCCAGTGAAGGTTTTCGAGTAGATGAGCTAATTTTCGAGGAAGATGGAGAAATATTCGATGGCATGGACATCTGA